In Marixanthomonas ophiurae, one genomic interval encodes:
- a CDS encoding carbohydrate-binding protein has protein sequence MRFILVIICIGFTTFHGVAQIDSQNTSVRFEAIDNTPDETPTGLELPDLDTPSLTNPRKPNDENPGLGEEDPDIDFNTDDGLLDYKTDEAPKYFKKKDKPVLASYLQDQKLGDVKTNGEFVNVMCRDHEFVDGDRIRVFVNDDVVRSDISLTSSFTTIKLPLQKGINTVVFEALNQGTSGPNTAELHVYDDKAQLISAKEWNLGTGYQASFIVIKE, from the coding sequence ATGAGATTTATTTTGGTAATTATATGTATTGGTTTCACGACCTTTCACGGCGTGGCTCAAATTGACAGTCAAAATACAAGTGTCCGTTTTGAAGCTATTGATAACACTCCAGATGAAACTCCAACAGGTCTTGAGCTTCCAGATCTTGATACACCGAGCCTTACCAATCCAAGAAAGCCAAATGATGAAAACCCAGGCCTAGGAGAAGAAGACCCTGATATTGACTTTAATACAGATGATGGTTTGTTGGACTATAAAACCGATGAAGCACCAAAATATTTTAAGAAAAAAGACAAGCCCGTTTTAGCTTCATATTTACAAGACCAAAAGTTAGGAGATGTTAAAACTAATGGAGAATTTGTAAATGTAATGTGTCGCGATCACGAATTTGTTGATGGTGATCGCATTCGAGTATTTGTTAATGATGATGTAGTACGGTCAGATATTTCTTTAACGTCTTCATTTACAACAATAAAATTACCGTTACAAAAAGGAATTAATACCGTAGTTTTTGAAGCATTGAATCAAGGAACTTCAGGTCCTAACACAGCCGAATTGCACGTATATGATGATAAAGCTCAATTAATTTCAGCCAAAGAGTGGAATTTAGGCACCGGTTACCAAGCTTCTTTTATAGTTATTAAAGAATAA
- a CDS encoding ABC transporter ATPase — protein sequence MLTDFENLPDDSRIWIYQTNRKFTDEEIAEIEPKTASFLKEWTAHGSDLQAGFEIKHNRFIVIALNQSITTASGCSIDASVHFIQSLEKEYNVDLMDKMNVTFYSGDYIAHKPLSDFRKMAKSKSVSKNTIVFNNLVNTKEEYLENWEVPAKESWHNRFLS from the coding sequence ATGCTTACAGATTTTGAAAACTTACCAGACGATTCCCGTATCTGGATATATCAAACCAATCGTAAATTCACCGATGAAGAAATTGCTGAAATTGAACCAAAAACAGCGTCATTTTTAAAAGAATGGACTGCTCATGGTTCTGATTTACAAGCTGGGTTTGAAATTAAACACAATCGATTTATAGTTATAGCGTTAAATCAATCTATTACTACGGCATCAGGCTGTAGCATTGATGCGTCAGTTCATTTTATTCAATCGTTGGAGAAAGAATACAACGTAGATTTAATGGATAAAATGAACGTTACGTTTTATTCCGGTGATTACATAGCCCACAAACCTCTTTCCGATTTTAGGAAAATGGCAAAAAGTAAATCTGTTTCTAAAAACACAATTGTTTTCAATAATTTGGTGAATACTAAAGAAGAATATTTGGAGAATTGGGAAGTGCCAGCAAAGGAATCTTGGCACAATCGTTTTTTATCATAG
- a CDS encoding glycoside hydrolase family 3 N-terminal domain-containing protein, giving the protein MKKLLLTSLLTLLFTSAYSQQINPLIIKEDFENQQKWVDSIYGNMSLQEKIGQLFMVDVFSSAPKAKIDKVKDLINNQYIGGVIFSKGGPKRQAKLNNEFQELSKTPLLIGMDAEWGLAMRLDTTFAYPWNMTLGAIEDNDIVRQVGKRIGEQSKRLGVHINFAPVVDINTNPNNPIIGNRSFGEDKENVTEKALAFMKGFHQAGILGSAKHFPGHGDTEDDSHKVLPTIDHTRGRIDNIELYPYRKLIKEGLNSVMVAHLNVPALEDKLNFPSSLSKTVVTDILKGELGFNGLIFTDALNMRGVANFDKPGEIDLAAFLAGNDVLLISEDIPKAHTLLVNAYREGAITEERLAHSVKKILYAKYKVGLNDYQPVDTTYLVEELNTVNDDALYEKAMENALTVLKNDKATLPIKDLQKKKIAYVNFGDESGKPFLEELRKYANIDWVKANNLDGYVQKLKDYNYVVIGFHKSNENPWKGYKFTEKELVWIYEIARTNTVILDVFARPYALSDLKTAANFEGVILSYQNSEVSQQLSAQLIFGAREANGKLPVTLGEAFPLNTHFQTKSLKRLQYGTPESVGVNSYKLKKIDSLAKVGLWGNMMPGAQILIARKGKVIYNKTFGHQTQQKKSAITDNNLYDVASLTKILATLPMVMNLFDQGVLTMDTTLGEMLPEYKNSNKANVTLKEMLSHYARFKAWIPFYTHTLDTITHKPAAKYYSSTATEKFNVEVAEDLYMRRDYQDSIFKIIKDSELRPVKGYKYSDLPYYILKKYLEEFYGAPLETLVQRNYYESLGANHTTYLPLSKFPKSMIVPTEIDNSFRMQKVQGYVHDQGAAMLGGVSGHAGLFSTSNDIAKIMQMYLWKGFYGGTRYFKPETLDAFNTCYYCEDDVRRGVGFDKPQLGDAGPTCGCVSMTSFGHSGFTGTFAWADPDSEIVYIFLSNRTYPDSRNRKLISSDLRTKIQQAIYDAIDY; this is encoded by the coding sequence ATGAAAAAATTGCTTTTAACCTCACTGCTTACATTACTTTTTACATCCGCTTATAGTCAGCAAATCAACCCATTGATTATTAAAGAAGACTTTGAAAATCAACAGAAATGGGTGGATAGTATTTATGGCAATATGTCATTGCAAGAAAAAATTGGTCAACTTTTTATGGTCGATGTTTTTTCAAGCGCACCAAAAGCTAAAATTGATAAAGTAAAAGACCTAATAAATAACCAATATATTGGTGGGGTTATATTTTCAAAAGGAGGCCCAAAGCGACAAGCAAAATTAAACAACGAATTTCAAGAACTTTCAAAAACTCCTTTGCTCATTGGTATGGATGCCGAATGGGGACTCGCTATGCGACTTGACACAACGTTCGCGTATCCATGGAACATGACTCTTGGTGCCATTGAAGATAATGATATAGTTCGTCAAGTTGGAAAACGAATTGGAGAGCAAAGTAAACGATTGGGGGTGCATATAAATTTTGCGCCTGTTGTTGATATTAATACCAATCCTAACAATCCCATAATCGGTAATCGTTCTTTCGGTGAAGACAAGGAGAATGTAACTGAAAAGGCCTTAGCTTTTATGAAAGGTTTTCATCAAGCTGGTATTTTGGGTAGTGCTAAACATTTCCCAGGCCACGGTGATACTGAAGACGATTCGCATAAAGTGTTACCTACAATAGATCATACTCGCGGGCGGATTGACAATATTGAATTATACCCATATAGAAAGTTAATTAAAGAAGGATTGAACAGCGTGATGGTAGCCCATTTAAATGTTCCAGCACTAGAAGATAAATTAAACTTTCCGTCGTCACTATCAAAAACAGTAGTAACCGATATATTAAAAGGAGAACTTGGTTTTAATGGTTTGATATTCACCGATGCCTTAAATATGCGTGGTGTTGCTAATTTCGATAAACCTGGTGAGATAGACCTCGCAGCTTTTTTAGCAGGAAACGATGTGTTACTTATTTCCGAAGATATACCGAAAGCCCATACCTTATTGGTTAACGCATATCGAGAAGGAGCTATTACTGAAGAGCGCTTAGCGCATTCCGTTAAAAAAATTCTGTATGCCAAATACAAGGTGGGTTTAAACGATTACCAGCCTGTTGACACTACTTATTTGGTTGAAGAGTTAAACACTGTAAATGATGATGCTTTATATGAAAAAGCGATGGAAAATGCTTTAACCGTGCTTAAGAATGACAAAGCAACGTTACCTATTAAAGACCTTCAGAAAAAGAAAATCGCATATGTAAATTTTGGTGATGAATCTGGAAAACCTTTCTTAGAAGAGCTTCGGAAATATGCCAATATAGATTGGGTAAAAGCAAATAATTTAGATGGCTATGTGCAAAAGCTGAAAGATTATAATTATGTAGTTATTGGTTTCCATAAAAGCAATGAAAACCCTTGGAAAGGTTACAAGTTTACTGAAAAGGAATTGGTATGGATATATGAAATTGCTCGGACTAACACGGTTATTTTAGATGTTTTTGCTAGGCCTTATGCACTTTCAGACCTCAAAACAGCTGCCAATTTTGAAGGTGTAATTCTATCCTATCAAAACAGTGAAGTTTCCCAGCAACTTTCAGCACAATTAATATTTGGAGCCAGAGAAGCCAATGGAAAGCTACCGGTAACGTTAGGAGAGGCATTTCCGCTCAACACACATTTTCAAACAAAATCGTTAAAGCGCTTACAATACGGAACACCGGAAAGTGTAGGAGTAAACAGTTATAAGCTTAAAAAAATTGACTCCTTGGCTAAGGTGGGATTGTGGGGTAATATGATGCCTGGTGCTCAAATTTTGATAGCCCGAAAAGGAAAGGTAATTTACAATAAGACGTTTGGGCATCAAACCCAGCAAAAGAAGAGCGCTATCACGGATAATAACCTGTACGATGTGGCATCACTTACCAAGATTTTAGCCACTTTGCCTATGGTAATGAATTTATTTGATCAAGGTGTGCTTACTATGGATACTACCTTAGGCGAAATGCTTCCGGAGTATAAAAACTCAAACAAAGCTAATGTCACACTCAAAGAAATGCTGTCACATTATGCCCGGTTTAAAGCATGGATTCCTTTTTACACCCATACTTTAGATACCATTACTCATAAGCCGGCTGCTAAATATTATAGTTCCACAGCAACTGAAAAGTTCAATGTTGAAGTTGCCGAGGATCTTTACATGCGTCGCGATTACCAAGACAGTATTTTTAAAATAATCAAGGATAGTGAGTTAAGACCGGTTAAGGGATATAAATACAGTGATTTACCTTATTATATTCTGAAAAAATATCTAGAAGAATTTTATGGTGCTCCATTAGAAACGCTCGTGCAACGTAATTACTATGAATCATTAGGAGCGAATCATACTACATATTTACCATTAAGCAAATTTCCAAAAAGTATGATTGTTCCTACGGAAATAGATAACTCGTTCCGTATGCAAAAGGTGCAAGGGTATGTTCATGACCAAGGAGCTGCAATGTTAGGTGGCGTAAGCGGTCATGCTGGTTTATTCAGCACCTCTAATGATATTGCTAAAATCATGCAAATGTACCTATGGAAAGGTTTTTATGGCGGAACCCGCTATTTTAAACCCGAAACATTAGATGCTTTCAACACGTGCTATTATTGTGAGGACGATGTAAGGCGTGGAGTTGGCTTCGACAAACCCCAATTGGGCGATGCAGGGCCAACGTGTGGGTGTGTTTCCATGACTAGTTTTGGACATAGCGGATTTACAGGAACGTTTGCTTGGGCAGATCCCGATTCAGAAATAGTATACATATTTTTATCCAATAGAACGTATCCTGATTCCCGAAATAGAAAACTGATAAGTAGTGATTTGCGTACAAAAATACAGCAAGCTATTTATGATGCCATTGATTATTAA
- the bshA gene encoding N-acetyl-alpha-D-glucosaminyl L-malate synthase BshA: protein MKIAIVCYPTFGGSGVVATELGIALSERGHEVHFVTYKQPVRLELLSKKIFFHEVSVPDYPLFHYQPYELALSSKLVDTVKLHNIDLLHVHYAIPHAYAGYMAKKMLEEEGIYLPMVTTLHGTDITLVGNHEFYKPAVTFSINKSDVVTSVSQSLKDDTNRLFTVEDDIKVVPNFIDMAKHNPSFTDCQRDLMAEPQEHIITHVSNLRKVKRVTDVIEVFDRIQKKIPAKLLMVGEGPEKETCEELCIEKGIKNKVVFLGNSSEVGKILCFSDLFLLPSEKESFGLAALEAMASGVPVISSNAGGLPEVNKNGVSGYLSDVGNVDEMAKNAVSILSSKETLAKFKKQARETAKTFDTKNIVPLYEAVYEQAVKMKV from the coding sequence ATGAAAATAGCCATTGTATGTTACCCGACTTTTGGCGGTAGTGGTGTTGTTGCTACCGAATTAGGCATAGCCCTATCAGAACGAGGCCATGAAGTTCATTTTGTAACCTATAAGCAACCAGTTCGGTTAGAGCTACTTTCAAAAAAAATATTTTTTCACGAAGTATCGGTACCTGACTATCCATTGTTTCACTATCAACCTTATGAATTGGCACTATCCAGTAAATTGGTCGATACCGTTAAGTTGCACAACATAGATTTGCTACACGTACATTATGCCATTCCCCATGCATATGCAGGTTATATGGCCAAAAAAATGCTAGAAGAAGAAGGGATTTACTTGCCTATGGTAACCACCTTGCATGGAACAGACATTACCTTAGTAGGAAACCATGAGTTTTATAAGCCAGCTGTAACATTTAGTATTAATAAAAGTGATGTGGTTACCTCGGTTTCACAAAGTCTGAAAGACGATACCAACCGTCTTTTTACTGTTGAAGACGATATCAAGGTAGTCCCTAATTTTATTGATATGGCGAAGCACAATCCATCTTTTACTGATTGTCAAAGAGATTTAATGGCCGAACCCCAAGAACATATCATAACACATGTAAGTAACCTTCGGAAAGTAAAACGGGTGACTGATGTGATTGAAGTGTTCGACCGTATTCAGAAAAAAATACCTGCTAAATTATTAATGGTAGGCGAGGGACCTGAAAAAGAAACTTGTGAAGAACTTTGTATTGAAAAAGGAATAAAAAATAAAGTTGTCTTTTTAGGGAATAGCAGTGAAGTAGGTAAAATTTTGTGTTTTAGTGATCTGTTTTTGTTGCCTTCGGAAAAAGAAAGTTTTGGTTTGGCGGCTTTAGAAGCTATGGCCAGTGGTGTTCCTGTTATTTCGAGTAATGCCGGCGGACTTCCAGAAGTTAATAAAAATGGAGTAAGTGGCTATTTAAGTGATGTTGGTAATGTAGATGAAATGGCTAAAAATGCCGTCTCAATACTTTCTTCTAAAGAAACTCTTGCAAAATTTAAAAAACAGGCTCGAGAAACCGCAAAAACCTTCGATACTAAAAATATTGTACCTTTATACGAAGCAGTTTATGAACAAGCTGTAAAAATGAAAGTGTAA
- a CDS encoding protease complex subunit PrcB family protein: MKILLMSIVILFSTCKGGQSPQVEVSNNIPFQVLVSSSQSNIEEPQRKIIKSQEELQTLFAEINKTRKPGIPIPEIDFDKEIVAFINFGQTSTGGYTVAVESIKETKDNIMIFVGGTSPNQGDNVTMVLTTPFTMIKLNKQILPIVFED, encoded by the coding sequence ATGAAAATTCTCTTAATGTCTATTGTAATATTATTCTCTACGTGTAAGGGTGGTCAATCACCTCAGGTTGAAGTATCTAATAATATTCCTTTTCAAGTGTTGGTTTCGTCATCACAAAGTAATATTGAAGAACCACAACGTAAAATCATTAAAAGCCAAGAAGAACTACAAACTCTTTTTGCTGAAATAAATAAGACACGAAAACCGGGAATCCCAATCCCTGAAATAGACTTTGATAAAGAAATAGTGGCTTTTATTAATTTTGGGCAAACCTCTACAGGAGGTTATACTGTTGCTGTTGAGAGTATAAAAGAAACTAAAGATAATATAATGATTTTTGTAGGTGGAACTTCGCCCAACCAGGGAGATAATGTAACCATGGTACTCACAACTCCTTTCACCATGATAAAACTTAACAAACAAATTTTACCAATCGTTTTTGAAGACTAG
- a CDS encoding membrane dipeptidase, translated as METHYTDIHCHPSLKPYSKSFKYIPKKQNALNTGRKNSIWHYSPPNFLEKFVNRIVTLTKFTQTDMTALAKAKTKVVIVSLYPFEKHFLSRRVWGWKGLTDVLVNLAASISQSRIDYVLSHDNYFEDLLSEYDFFLQLNNQVEKVDGIFYTYRVVSSYAEIETNKQLETDTKKIINILITIEGGHAFNTGLKINENTANPIEVKENIQKVKQWKHRPLFITFAHHFYNELCGHAKSISIGALENNQKRGINTGITPLGFEAINLLLDDTNGNRIPIDVKHMSEDSRKTYYGLLDTAFNTEDIPVIASHGAANGYRSLIEKNKTDYPDRAEYFNQIDINFFDTEFIRIARSNGIFGIQLDERRIGSPKAIKESKIYFPNKRKQLQKKSLLVWRQVEHVAEVLDKEGLFCWGIQCIGSDFDGIINPLKGIWTAENIRDLADELVKHAKAYISKNRKNLKDFNRITGEAIVERVLRGNAMEFIERNY; from the coding sequence ATGGAAACGCATTATACAGACATCCATTGCCATCCTTCTTTAAAACCATATAGCAAAAGTTTTAAATACATCCCTAAAAAGCAAAATGCACTCAACACTGGCCGTAAAAATTCAATTTGGCATTACAGTCCGCCAAACTTTTTGGAGAAGTTTGTAAACCGTATTGTAACACTCACCAAATTTACCCAAACCGATATGACGGCTTTGGCAAAAGCAAAAACTAAAGTAGTTATTGTGAGTCTCTATCCTTTTGAAAAACACTTCTTAAGCAGAAGAGTATGGGGTTGGAAGGGTTTAACGGATGTTCTTGTAAATCTCGCCGCTAGCATTAGCCAAAGTCGTATTGATTATGTGCTAAGTCACGATAACTATTTTGAAGACTTACTTTCGGAATACGATTTTTTCCTGCAACTCAATAATCAAGTTGAAAAAGTTGACGGTATTTTTTACACCTACCGAGTGGTCAGCAGTTATGCTGAGATTGAGACCAACAAACAATTAGAAACCGATACCAAAAAAATCATAAATATATTAATAACCATAGAGGGCGGTCATGCATTCAACACCGGATTGAAAATAAACGAAAACACAGCAAATCCTATTGAAGTTAAAGAAAACATACAAAAAGTAAAACAATGGAAACACAGACCATTATTTATCACTTTTGCTCATCATTTTTATAATGAACTATGCGGTCATGCTAAAAGCATTAGCATTGGTGCTTTAGAGAATAACCAAAAGCGGGGTATTAACACAGGGATAACACCGTTAGGATTCGAGGCAATCAATTTGTTACTGGATGATACAAACGGAAATCGGATTCCCATAGATGTAAAGCATATGAGCGAAGATTCCAGAAAAACGTATTATGGTTTATTGGACACCGCTTTTAATACTGAAGATATCCCTGTAATTGCCAGCCACGGAGCAGCGAATGGATATCGATCTTTGATTGAAAAGAATAAAACAGATTATCCAGATCGAGCTGAATATTTCAACCAAATAGATATTAATTTTTTTGATACTGAATTTATACGAATAGCAAGAAGCAATGGAATTTTTGGGATACAGTTAGACGAAAGACGAATAGGCAGCCCGAAAGCGATTAAGGAATCTAAAATCTACTTTCCGAATAAACGGAAACAGCTTCAAAAAAAATCGTTATTGGTTTGGCGACAAGTAGAACATGTCGCTGAAGTCCTGGATAAAGAAGGTTTGTTCTGTTGGGGGATACAATGTATTGGTAGTGATTTTGATGGAATTATCAACCCTTTAAAAGGTATATGGACCGCTGAAAACATTCGTGATCTGGCTGATGAGCTAGTTAAACACGCCAAAGCATATATATCCAAAAACCGAAAAAATTTAAAAGATTTTAATAGAATTACGGGCGAAGCAATTGTAGAACGCGTGCTACGCGGTAATGCAATGGAATTTATTGAACGAAACTATTAA